From the genome of Mucilaginibacter paludis DSM 18603:
TACAGCACCAATACGGCCAATGGGCACTCAACCTATATGCAGGAAGGCTTAGCCAGGTTACAAAGCTACTTTGCCGAAATTGACGCCCTGATAAGGGAATATAAAAGCACGCATCCCAAACATGTTTTAAGGGGCGACAAAGCCGGTTTTAAATATTTCGAAAAAAACTATCTTACCGACCTGGGCGATGAAAAAGGCCCTCATGGAACTTTTTACCTCCACCCTAACCCCAAAGGGGCTATAGCACTGGGCAATATGTGGGGCAAAGCTATCGCAAGAGCTTTAAATTAACGGGCTTCATGTAATATTTTACAAACAATTTCAATTTATTATGTTGGTGAATATTAAAATCAGCATATTTAAACTTTTATTTTTAACCATACTCCATTATTTATTTTGAACATGATTAAAACCAGTTTATTTAGAAGCTGCGCCATAGCCTTAGCTTTAAGTATTACCTCCGCTTTTACGTATGCCCAAACAGACGGTACGCCCAAACCCAATTGGCAAAACCTCGACCTTACAACCGATACCACCTTCGGTATCAGCACAGAAAAAGCTTATACCGAATTATTGAAAGGCAAAAAAGCAAAAACCGTTGTGGTAGCCGTAATTGATGGCGGTGTTGATATTAACCACGAAGATTTAAAGGGTGTGATATGGACCAATAAACGCGAAAAAGCGGGCAATAAAGTGGACGATGACAAAAATGGCTACATTGATGATATCCATGGCTGGAACTTTTTAGGATCTGACAAGGGAAGCATCGAGTTTGAAAACATGGAAGCCACGCGCATCATTCGCAAATTTCAGCCAAAGTTTCAAAATATAACTTCGGAATCGGCAGTTAGCGCGGCCGACCTTGCTGATTACAAGCAATACCAAAGCGCCGTAACCGAGCGTAACCAACTACTGGCAGAAGCTCAGGACGGATTAAAAAGCATCAGCGGTTTTAAGGCGGTGCTGGATGAGATGACTAAAAATATGCCTAAAGACAAACCTGCATTAGATTATTTCCAGAGCTATGAGCCTGCAGATGCACGCCAGGGCCGGATTAAAAATGTAATGATCAATGTATTGAAGGAGAATCCTGATTATGACAAATTTGTTAAAGATGAATTGGAAAAAGGAATCTCTCATTATACCGAAACGATTAACTACCACCTGAACCTCGACTTTAACCCGCGCCCCAACCTTGTTGGCGACGACCAGAACAACGATAACGAGCACAATTATGGCAACGCCGATGTTGACGGTCCCGACGCCAGCCACGGCAGCCATGTATCGGGCATCATTGGCGCCATGCGCGATAATAACCTGGGTATTAAAGGTGTTGCAAACCATGTACTCATCATGTCTGTACGTACCGTACCAAACGGTGATGAACGCGATAAGGATGTGGCCAACGCTATCCGCTATGCAGCGGATAATGGTGCCAAGGTAATCAACATGAGTTTTGGCAAACCATTTTCATGGGATAAGAAAGTTGTTGACGATGCTGTTAAATACGCCATCAGCAAAGATGTATTGCTGATCCACGCGGCGGGTAATGATAACAAAAATTTAGAACTGGAAAGCAACCACAACTATCCTAACAAAACCTACGAAGATAAAAGCGGAGCAGCAACCAACTGGATTGAGGTTGGCGCATCCGGCTACAAGGATGATGAAAGCTTGAAAGCATCTTTCTCCAATTACGGAAAAACCAGGGTTGATGTTTTTGCTCCCGGCGTGCGGATCAATTCAACCACACCAAACTCAACTTATTCAGTTTATGATGGTACCAGTATGGCATCACCCGTTGTAGCAGGTTTGGCAGCGCTTATCCGCTCCTATTACCCCCGCTTAACTGCAGCCCAGGTAAAGGATATCATCTTAAAATCGGTAGTAAAAGTAAACCACAATGTGGTGATCCGGGATGGGCAAAACGAAACCAAAGTTCCCTTCTCCGACTTATGCGTAACCGGTGGTATAGTTAATGCTTATAATGCGTTAAAACTGGCTGCGGCAACCAAATAAGCCAGGTAGCCTTTAAGCAAAGTTTTTGATATCACAGCAAAGGCCCAAGCATTCCCGGTAATGTTTGGGCCTTTTTATTAAACCAATTATTTGTTCATCTCCCGGTAGCTCTTGCGGTACTCCAAAGGCGATTTACCTGCGATGGCCTTAAAGTGCCGGTTAAAATTAGAGAAGTTTTTAAACCCGCTTTCGTAACAAACCACGGCAATGCTTTGGTCGGTTTCTGATAATAACTTACACGCCATGCTCACCCGCACCTCCAATATAAACTGCGAATATCTTTTATTGGTTCTCGATTTAAAATAGCGGCAAAAAGAGTGCGGCACCATGTATACAATGGCAGCTATTTCGGCCAGTGTAATTTCCCTCGCAAAATTATTGAGCGTATACTGGTACACTTTATTCAACCGGCTCTCATCCGACCGGTTTACGGTATGGCTGGAATTAAAGTGAGCAATGGGCATATTATCATCAGCATAAGCTATCACGTTGAGCAGTTGCATCAGCAAGATGATACGCTCGCTTTTGGGCGCAAAGTTGATAGTCTGCATCATTGTTTTTACCCTGGCCTTAGTTTCGCCGTGAATACTGATGCCATAAGCTGCTTTATCAAGCAATACGCTGATAGGCTTATTTTCGGGCAGGCTTAAAAATGTTTGCCCAAAAATATCGGGTAAAAAATGGATAGTAAACGATTCCGCCAGCAACCCAGAGTCGCCTTTATAATAAACTTCATCATTACGAAAAAGGTGTGGCAGGTTGGCTCCAATCAAAATCAGGTCGTCATCCTTAAAGCTATCCACACTATCACCAATAAAGCGGCTGCCCGTACCCCTTACAATATGGATCAGCTCAATCTCAGGATGGTAATGCCATTGATTATAAAAGTACGGCACAATATCATGCCCGGCATTGAACGAATAGCCAGGCATGGCAGCCACTTTATACAATTGAGCGATCATAAATACTAAGATAACTTATTTACTGGCAATTTATCAATGTATAAGTTAAGATAGTATCAAAATCAGTTAAAAAACATATAAGCGACCGCTGCTTTATGCTACACTTTTGTATTGTTCAACTAAACAATAAATATTTAAGCTTTATGAAGAAGAATGAATTTATCCTGAATTTAAGCGAAGTCGGCATTAACGACATTGACAGCGTAGGTGGTAAAAACGCCTCCCTTGGCGAGATGATCCAGAATTTGGCTCAACTGGATGTACGCATTCCGGGTGGATATGTGATTACAGTAGATGCTTACGAGGCATATATCACACACAATAATTTACAGGAAAAAATCAGAGCTATTGTAAAAGCTACCAACCTGAACGATATTGATGCCCTGCGCCATTGCGGTTTAAAGATAAGGCGCATGATAGCCGCCGGAACTTTTCCTGATTTATTAACCAGTCAGATTACGGAAGCATACGCCGCCCTTTCGGCACTTTACAAACAAACCAACGTAGATGTAGCGGTACGTTCATCAGCCACGGCGGAGGATTTGCCCGATGCCTCCTTCGCGGGACAACAGGAAACGTTTCTGAATGTGAGCGGAGCCGATGCCTTATTGATAGCGGTACGCAATTGCTTTGCCTCGCTATTTACAGATAGGGCCATCAGTTACCGCGAAAGCTTTAACTACGATCATTTTGATATCGGCTTATCAGTTTGCGTTCAAAAGATGGTACGGTCTGACCTGGCAGCTTCTGGCGTTGCATTTTCACTGGATACCGAAAGTGGTTTTAAGGATGTGATAGTTATAAACGGATCTTATGGGCTGGGCGAGATGATTGTTCAAGGAGCGGTATCGCCGGATGAATTCATCATTTTTAAGCCTACCCTTAAACAAGGGTATGATGCTATTATTGAGCGTAAATTAGGCAGCAAGGATAAAAAGATGATTTATGGCGATACCGCAGATGAGCGGGTAAAAATCATCCAAACCAGCAACAGCGAGTTTAATAGTTTTTGCATTACCGATACACAGGTGCTTCAACTGGCCCGCTGGGTAGTGATCATTGAAAAATATTACTCCGGCATCAAAAATCGCTGGTGCCCCATGGATATAGAGTGGGCTGTTGATGGCCAATCGGGCGAATTATTTATTGTACAGGCGCGCCCCGAAACCATCCACTCCCGTAAACGCCATAATACCATTACCGAATACGCCATTACCGATAATACCCGGGCGGATAAACTGATATTAAAAGGCATTGCCGTAGGCGATAAAATAGCCGGCGGCAACGTTAATATCCTGGTAGCCCAGGGTAAGGACGAAATAAGCCATATCGACTTTAAAAAGGGTGATGTGTTGGTTACCGACATGACCGACCCCGATTGGGAACCGATTATGAAAATGGCATCGGCCATTATTACCAACAAAGGCGGCCGAACCTGTCACGCGGCTATTGTTGCCCGCGAATTGGGCGTACCGGCTATAGTTGGCTGCGGCAATGCCACCGAGGTATTAAAACAGGGGCAACTGATCACCGCATCGTGCGCCGAGGGCGATGCCGGATTAATCTATGATGGAACTATAGCCTTTAAAGAGATCCTATACAACCTGGACGAACTGCCCGAAACCGCGACACCCGTGATGCTCAATGTAGCTTCGCCGGGCATGGCTTTCAATTTTTCGCACTTTCCCAATAAAGGAGTTGGCTTAGCCAGGGAGGAGTTTATCATCAACAATTACATTAAGGTACACCCACTGGCCCTGATGCAGCATCAGCAATTGGGTGATGCGAAGCTAACCGCCGAAATTGAAGAGATAACCCGCGGTTTTAAAAGCGGTGAGGATTTTTTTGTACAGAAACTGGCCTGCGGCATAGCCCGGATAGCAGCCGCTTTCCACCCTAACAAAGTAATTGTACGTTTCTCAGACTTTAAGAGTAACGAATACTTCAACCTGTTAGGCGGCAAATATTTCGAGCCGACTGAAGAAAACCCGATGATTGGCTGGAGGGGTGCATCCAGGTACTATTCCGCCAAATACAAAGAGGCCTTTGGCTTGGAATGCAAAGCTATTAAGCTGGTACGCGAAAAGATGGGCTTAAAAAATGTAGTGGTAATGATCCCTTTTTGCCGCACCCCAAAAGAGTTGTTGCAGGTATATGAATCCATGAACGAGTATGGCCTGCGCAGAGGTGAAGACGGATTGGAAGTTTACCTGATGGCCGAGCTGCCATCCAACGTTATCCTGGCCGATGAATTTGCCAAACACATCGACGGTTTCTCTATCGGCTCCAACGATCTCACACAACTGGTGCTGGGCCTTGACAGGGATTCGGCCTTAGTGGCGCACATCTATGATGAAAGGAACGAGGCAGTGAAAACCATGATCACGATGCTGATCAACTCCGCTAAAAAAGCCGGGGTTAAGGTAGGCATCTGCGGCCAGGGCCCTTCGGACTTCCCGGACTTCGCCCAGTTTTTGGTAGAACAAGGGATCGATTCCATCTCGGTTACACCGGATTCATTCTTTAAAACCGTAAACGCGATTCATCAGATTGAAGAAAAGCTGAAAGATGAAGAAGTATTGATGATGCGGGAAGCGGTATAAAGTCCAATCAACCGTCCCCTGAAGGGAAAACTTTAAAAACAAAAGTTCCCTTCAGGGGACTTTATGCCTTTGGTTTGTATTGCGTGTAGGATAACTTAAGATATTGATAGCAAGCATTTCGTTATAAGTAACGAGTCCGGCCAGCCGGGAAAATAGCGGTGACGTTTGGAACTTCGTGATCTTATCTACCCACAGGAAAAAGCGGGCAAAGGCCCCGACTGCACGCCGGGCCGGGTTTGGCCTGCGGGCGGAAGGATCGGGCAGTCCAAAGCCCCCTCTAAACCGCGTAGCGCTCATGCACACCAAAAAACAAACCAAGGTGCATAATCTCCCCCGGTAGGGGAGACTTTTTAAGCCCTCCCTACCGGGGAGGGTTGGGTGGGGCTTCCTCCCGCGGCGTTTGAGCGGGCCGATGTTATAATTTAAGAATACTGATCGTCGGAGCAAATAAGCACATTGATAATAAGTGCACCTAACATGATGCATACTTAACGCTTTTAACAGATCCCTCCTCGCGTCGGGATGACAAAATAAAGAGAAAACCGCATTGATAATCAGTAACTTAAACGAAAGCCATTATAAGCAATATATTTTTTTTCTTGCCGTTTCAATTAGGTATCAATGATTTTTTTCCAAAATTCATTGATTAAAAACATTCAACCAAATAGCTCAAGTTATACTATTTGGAGGACAATTGAATTTGCTGCCATGACCATTGAAGATATCGAAACCATTTGCGACCAATTTACCGCCGTTACCAAAGACATCAAGTGGGAAGATCATTTATGTTTTAACGTGGGAGGCAAAATGTTTTTAATTACCACGCCAGACGCCTTTCCGCCAAATGCCTCCTTCAAGGTAACCGCCGAAGAGTACGAGGAACTTGCCGCTCGCGATGGCTTTAAGCCTGCGCCGCACCTGGCAAGGTACAAATGGGTGCATGTAGAAGATATCAGCAGGCTAAACAAACGTGAATGGGAACACGATGCCCGGCAATCATACACCCTCGTAGTAGCAAAATTACCTTTAAAGCTTAAAAATCAATTAAGTTTATAATATTTGGCGTATGATTAAAGCATACCAACTATACACCGGTGCCGACGGGCATTCGCACGTGCAGCAGGGTTACGTCACGGAGCACTTTTTAACCGAAGCAGTCTCTATCACCTTCAAAGAATCTCCCCCTCACTCCTCTTTCGATTGGCATAACGCCCCTGTTGAGCAATACGTTATTACCTTATCCGGCACGCTGCAATTTGAAACCCGTACCGGCGAATCTTTCATCCTGAAACCAGGCGAAGTACTCATCGCCTTAGATACCACCGGAACTGCCCACCAATGGAAACTGATTGATGATGCCCCATGGAGAAGAGCTTATGTTGTGTTAAAGGATAACTCGGCGTTCAATTTTGTGGCAGACGAGCAAAAACCCTCGCCACGAACAATTAGCGTATAACATTGTATATCAATAATGACAGTTGAATCAAGCTTACGTCTACCTATAATTAAAGTTAAAGCCGCTTTAAGCGTAGGCACATCAGATGCGCTCGCTATCGAAGAACCATTAGAGATCAGGCTGGAACATGGCCCGGCAAATCAACGGCAAATTCAAAACATTTCGGTTACCATGCGCACGCCGGGCAATGATGCCGAACTGGCCCTCGGCTTTTTATTTACCGAGGGGATTATTAGCAGCTTAACAGCGGTTGAAAGTATCAACCATTGCCTGATAACTTGTGCCGAGAACAAGGAGAATATCATTCAGGTATGTTTAACTGCATCCTCCACCCCTAACCTGCGCAATACCGAACGAAATTTTTATACAACCTCAAGTTGCGGCGTTTGCGGCAAGGGATCTATCAATGCCATCCGCACGGTTAGCGCCTTTAACCATATCAATAACGATGATAACTCAATTGATGCGAATACCCTTTATAGCTTACCCGATGCCCTGCGCTTAAACCAGGCCGTCTTTGCCGACACCGGAGGCCTGCACGCCGCTGCATTATTTACCAACCTGGGCCAACTGTTACTGGTGCGGGAGGATGTGGGCCGCCATAACGCGCTGGATAAACTGATTGGTGCCGCCATCAATCAAAACTGGCTGCCTTTAAAGGCACATGTGCTGATGCTAAGCGGGCGCGCCAGTTTCGAGCTGGTGCAAAAGGCTGTTATGGCGGGTATTAAAATTATAGCGGCGGTAGGTGCTCCATCAACCCTGGCCGTGCAACTGGCCGAAGAATTTAACGTTACATTGATTGGCTTTTTACGCGATGAGCGTTTCAATATTTATACGGCACCACAACGCGTGTTATTGACCCGAATAATTTTGACAACTGATGAGCGAAGAAATTAAACAACCGTCGGCAGAAAACCCCGAACATTTAGGCGATTTAAAACTGGAAAAGCCCAAAACATGGGCAGCCGGCATACCCGCTGTCGTGGCTGCAATGGATCATATTTTTAAGGAAGCCGGGACCGTACGGGGAATGCATGCGCTGCTGCGGATGAATCAGAAAGGTGGCTTTGATTGCTCAAGCTGCGCCTGGCCCGATCCGGATGACGACCGCTCGCCGATAGCCGAATATTGCGAGAACGGCGCCAAGGCCCTGGCCGAAGAAGCCACTACTAAAAAGCTGACCGCAGAATTTTTCGCTCAAAACTCCGTAGCCGGCCTATCCGCACTCACGGATATGGAAATAGGCAAAAAAGGCCGCATTGCGCAACCGGTTTATTTGCCCAAAGGCGGCACCCATTATCAGCCCATCAGTTGGGATGAGGCCTTTAAAAAAGTTGGGCAAGCCTTAAATAACCTTGCATCGCCAAACGAGGCTGCTTTTTATACCTCTGGGCGTACCGGCAACGAGGCATCATTTATTTACCAGCTGTTTACCAAAGAGTACGGCACCAATAACCTGCCCGATTGCTCGAACATGTGTCACGAATCAACCAGTGTAGCATTGGCTGAAACCATAGGCATTGGCAAGGGGACAGTTACGCTGCATGATTTTTACGATACCGACGTGATCATCATTATAGGCCAAAACCCCGGAACCAACCATCCGCGAATGCTTACCGCGCTCCGAAAGGCCAAAGAGAACGGTAGCAAAATCATTGCGATAAACCCTTTATTTGAAGCCGGGTTACTGGGCTTTAAAGATCCGCAAACCGTAAAAGGCGTAATTGGTATTACACAACAAGTGGCTGACCTTTACTTACAGGTAAAGATTAACGGTGATATGGCGCTGATTAAAGCCCTCGAACTACTCTTGCTGGAAGCCGACGAAGAGGCACCCGGAACAGTGCTTGACCACACCTTTATTAAAGAAAAGACAACAGGCTACGATGCACTCAGGGCTCATTTGCTGAAGTATAGTTTGAATGACCTGGCTGTAGCGGCCGGTGTACCGGCGGAACAAATCCGCGAAGCGGCAAACATGATCAAGCATAAAAGTAAGATCATTATCTGCTGGGCTATGGGTGTTACCCAGCATCAAAACGGTGTTGCCACGGTTAAAGAGATCAGCAATTTAGTTTTAATGAAAGGTAGCATTGGCAAAGCCGGCGCGGGCCTATGCCCAGTACGCGGACACAGCAATGTACAGGGTAACCGTACCATGATGATCTATGATAAGCCTTACGAAAAACAATTAAATAAGATAAAGGAAGTGTACGGCTTTGAACCTCCGCGGGAGCATGGCTATGATGTGGTTGACAGCATTAAAGCGATGCACCAGGGCAAACTGAAAGTATTTGTAGCCATGGGCGGTAATTTTCTTTCGGCTACGCCGGATACCACTTACACCGCCGAAGCCATGCGTAAACTGAAGCTATCGGTACATATCTCCACCAAATTAAACCGCGGCCATTTGGTCCATGGCGAAGAGAGCATCATCCTGCCCTGCCTGGCGCGTAGCGATAAGGATATATTGAACGGCAAAGAGCAGTTTGTAAGCTGCGAGAATTCCATGGGTGTTATACAGCAATCCAAGGGCGTATTAGAACCTATATCGCCTGATTTACTGAGCGAAGTAGCCATAGTTTGCCGCATGGCGAAAGCTACATTGGGTAGCCGGTCGGTAATCGGCTGGGACAAATTTGCAGCTGATTATGATAATATCCGTGCCGATATTGAAAAGGTGATACCCGGCTTCAACAGCTATAACGAGCGCGTACGTTTACCCGGCGGTTTCTATATCCCCAACGCGCCGCGCGAAGGTAAGTTTGAATTGCAGGACGGATCGACACTCGCTAAATTTAACGTAGCCGAATTGCCTGTACATACCCTGGCGAATGATGAATACATGATGACCAGCATCCGCAGTCACGACCAGTTTAACACCACCATTTATGGCCTGCACGACCGCTACCGCGGTGTTGATAACGAGCGCCGTGTGATTTTCATGAACGAAAAGGACATCCAGAAAGCAGGCCTGAAAAGCGGCGACAAGGTTGACTTATTTAACCATACCGATGGCATAGAACGTGTTGCGCGACTTTTTGTAGTAGTGCCCTACAACATACCGGAGCGCTGCACCGCCACCTATTACCCGGAAACCAATGTACTGGTCCCCATCAGCAGTGTAGCAGAGAAGAGTAACACACCTACCTCAAAAATGGTAATCATCAAGATCAGCAAGGTTGCTGGATAAGAATCGGTGTTAACTACGCTTAATAATTTTACCATAGCAAGTACTCAAGAAATCCCTTCTGCGTAAGCGTGCGGGCAGCTCCGGACTCGAGACTAAAATGGTACTTTTTACCGATTCCATAAAAAATACCATTATATCCATCAATAATACCACTGCGGCAATTTAATCTGGCTTACCTTTGAGATGTGATGAAAGACACATTTCCAATATACGATATATGCGCTATTTCGGAGTTTAAGCGGGATGATATCCTAATAAGCCGGTTTGCGCCTTATCTTAAATCGCATAAAAATCTGGCTTTGCCACATAAGCACACTTTTTATCATGTGGTATTATTTACAGAAGGGGGCGGCACCCACGAGGTCGACTTTACCACTTTTGCCGTAAAACCTTTTCAAATTTACTTTATGGTACCGGGGCAGGTTCATAGCTGGAGTTTTGAGGGCGAGGTAGACGGATATATTATTAATTTTTCAGTTCCTTTTTTTCAATCGTTTTTACTGCGCCCAGATTACCTGGAAGAGTTTCCATTTTTTAACGGTACAACAGATCATTCGGTGATTGATATCCCCCATCCGCTGCAATCCCAAATCACCCAATTGTTTGAAGCTATCATCCACGAAAGTGAAATCAACGAAAAAGCAGGCCTGGATATGGTTAAAGCGCTGATGCTGCAAATATTTATCCTGGTATCCCGCTTAAGTACAGGCAGTAAATCTCAAAACGCAACAAGCTATAACTATACCTTGCTTAAAAGTTTCCAAAAACTGGTTGAAAAAAGCTTTTCAGAGCTTAAGCTGCCTAAAGATTACGCCGAGATATTATATATTACGCCCAACCATTTAAATGCTATTTGTAAGGATATGCTTGGCGTACCGGCGGGCGAAGTGATTCGTAACCGGGTGATATTGGAAGCCAAGCGCCTGCTGATTAACCGCGACCAAT
Proteins encoded in this window:
- a CDS encoding cupin domain-containing protein, which produces MIKAYQLYTGADGHSHVQQGYVTEHFLTEAVSITFKESPPHSSFDWHNAPVEQYVITLSGTLQFETRTGESFILKPGEVLIALDTTGTAHQWKLIDDAPWRRAYVVLKDNSAFNFVADEQKPSPRTISV
- a CDS encoding FdhF/YdeP family oxidoreductase produces the protein MSEEIKQPSAENPEHLGDLKLEKPKTWAAGIPAVVAAMDHIFKEAGTVRGMHALLRMNQKGGFDCSSCAWPDPDDDRSPIAEYCENGAKALAEEATTKKLTAEFFAQNSVAGLSALTDMEIGKKGRIAQPVYLPKGGTHYQPISWDEAFKKVGQALNNLASPNEAAFYTSGRTGNEASFIYQLFTKEYGTNNLPDCSNMCHESTSVALAETIGIGKGTVTLHDFYDTDVIIIIGQNPGTNHPRMLTALRKAKENGSKIIAINPLFEAGLLGFKDPQTVKGVIGITQQVADLYLQVKINGDMALIKALELLLLEADEEAPGTVLDHTFIKEKTTGYDALRAHLLKYSLNDLAVAAGVPAEQIREAANMIKHKSKIIICWAMGVTQHQNGVATVKEISNLVLMKGSIGKAGAGLCPVRGHSNVQGNRTMMIYDKPYEKQLNKIKEVYGFEPPREHGYDVVDSIKAMHQGKLKVFVAMGGNFLSATPDTTYTAEAMRKLKLSVHISTKLNRGHLVHGEESIILPCLARSDKDILNGKEQFVSCENSMGVIQQSKGVLEPISPDLLSEVAIVCRMAKATLGSRSVIGWDKFAADYDNIRADIEKVIPGFNSYNERVRLPGGFYIPNAPREGKFELQDGSTLAKFNVAELPVHTLANDEYMMTSIRSHDQFNTTIYGLHDRYRGVDNERRVIFMNEKDIQKAGLKSGDKVDLFNHTDGIERVARLFVVVPYNIPERCTATYYPETNVLVPISSVAEKSNTPTSKMVIIKISKVAG
- a CDS encoding AraC family transcriptional regulator, which produces MIAQLYKVAAMPGYSFNAGHDIVPYFYNQWHYHPEIELIHIVRGTGSRFIGDSVDSFKDDDLILIGANLPHLFRNDEVYYKGDSGLLAESFTIHFLPDIFGQTFLSLPENKPISVLLDKAAYGISIHGETKARVKTMMQTINFAPKSERIILLMQLLNVIAYADDNMPIAHFNSSHTVNRSDESRLNKVYQYTLNNFAREITLAEIAAIVYMVPHSFCRYFKSRTNKRYSQFILEVRVSMACKLLSETDQSIAVVCYESGFKNFSNFNRHFKAIAGKSPLEYRKSYREMNK
- a CDS encoding AraC family transcriptional regulator, yielding MKDTFPIYDICAISEFKRDDILISRFAPYLKSHKNLALPHKHTFYHVVLFTEGGGTHEVDFTTFAVKPFQIYFMVPGQVHSWSFEGEVDGYIINFSVPFFQSFLLRPDYLEEFPFFNGTTDHSVIDIPHPLQSQITQLFEAIIHESEINEKAGLDMVKALMLQIFILVSRLSTGSKSQNATSYNYTLLKSFQKLVEKSFSELKLPKDYAEILYITPNHLNAICKDMLGVPAGEVIRNRVILEAKRLLINRDQSVTSIAYGLNFADNSYFTKFFKKHTGLTPEDFRKQTLTHTHHDSTTYR
- the ppsA gene encoding phosphoenolpyruvate synthase, translated to MKKNEFILNLSEVGINDIDSVGGKNASLGEMIQNLAQLDVRIPGGYVITVDAYEAYITHNNLQEKIRAIVKATNLNDIDALRHCGLKIRRMIAAGTFPDLLTSQITEAYAALSALYKQTNVDVAVRSSATAEDLPDASFAGQQETFLNVSGADALLIAVRNCFASLFTDRAISYRESFNYDHFDIGLSVCVQKMVRSDLAASGVAFSLDTESGFKDVIVINGSYGLGEMIVQGAVSPDEFIIFKPTLKQGYDAIIERKLGSKDKKMIYGDTADERVKIIQTSNSEFNSFCITDTQVLQLARWVVIIEKYYSGIKNRWCPMDIEWAVDGQSGELFIVQARPETIHSRKRHNTITEYAITDNTRADKLILKGIAVGDKIAGGNVNILVAQGKDEISHIDFKKGDVLVTDMTDPDWEPIMKMASAIITNKGGRTCHAAIVARELGVPAIVGCGNATEVLKQGQLITASCAEGDAGLIYDGTIAFKEILYNLDELPETATPVMLNVASPGMAFNFSHFPNKGVGLAREEFIINNYIKVHPLALMQHQQLGDAKLTAEIEEITRGFKSGEDFFVQKLACGIARIAAAFHPNKVIVRFSDFKSNEYFNLLGGKYFEPTEENPMIGWRGASRYYSAKYKEAFGLECKAIKLVREKMGLKNVVVMIPFCRTPKELLQVYESMNEYGLRRGEDGLEVYLMAELPSNVILADEFAKHIDGFSIGSNDLTQLVLGLDRDSALVAHIYDERNEAVKTMITMLINSAKKAGVKVGICGQGPSDFPDFAQFLVEQGIDSISVTPDSFFKTVNAIHQIEEKLKDEEVLMMREAV
- a CDS encoding S8 family peptidase; this encodes MIKTSLFRSCAIALALSITSAFTYAQTDGTPKPNWQNLDLTTDTTFGISTEKAYTELLKGKKAKTVVVAVIDGGVDINHEDLKGVIWTNKREKAGNKVDDDKNGYIDDIHGWNFLGSDKGSIEFENMEATRIIRKFQPKFQNITSESAVSAADLADYKQYQSAVTERNQLLAEAQDGLKSISGFKAVLDEMTKNMPKDKPALDYFQSYEPADARQGRIKNVMINVLKENPDYDKFVKDELEKGISHYTETINYHLNLDFNPRPNLVGDDQNNDNEHNYGNADVDGPDASHGSHVSGIIGAMRDNNLGIKGVANHVLIMSVRTVPNGDERDKDVANAIRYAADNGAKVINMSFGKPFSWDKKVVDDAVKYAISKDVLLIHAAGNDNKNLELESNHNYPNKTYEDKSGAATNWIEVGASGYKDDESLKASFSNYGKTRVDVFAPGVRINSTTPNSTYSVYDGTSMASPVVAGLAALIRSYYPRLTAAQVKDIILKSVVKVNHNVVIRDGQNETKVPFSDLCVTGGIVNAYNALKLAAATK
- the fdhD gene encoding formate dehydrogenase accessory sulfurtransferase FdhD encodes the protein MTVESSLRLPIIKVKAALSVGTSDALAIEEPLEIRLEHGPANQRQIQNISVTMRTPGNDAELALGFLFTEGIISSLTAVESINHCLITCAENKENIIQVCLTASSTPNLRNTERNFYTTSSCGVCGKGSINAIRTVSAFNHINNDDNSIDANTLYSLPDALRLNQAVFADTGGLHAAALFTNLGQLLLVREDVGRHNALDKLIGAAINQNWLPLKAHVLMLSGRASFELVQKAVMAGIKIIAAVGAPSTLAVQLAEEFNVTLIGFLRDERFNIYTAPQRVLLTRIILTTDERRN
- a CDS encoding MmcQ/YjbR family DNA-binding protein, with product MTIEDIETICDQFTAVTKDIKWEDHLCFNVGGKMFLITTPDAFPPNASFKVTAEEYEELAARDGFKPAPHLARYKWVHVEDISRLNKREWEHDARQSYTLVVAKLPLKLKNQLSL